The DNA segment CGCTCAACCTGCTCAACAACGCCCGCGACGCCATGTCCGGCCGGGGCCGCGTGAAGGTGACGCTCGCGCGCGAGGGCGCGTCCGCGGCCCTCTACGTGTCCGACTGGGGCCCGGGCATCCCGGACGACCTCAAGACGCGCATCTTCGAGCCCTACGTCTCCGCCAGCAAACGCGGCACCGGCCTGGGGCTCGCCGTCTGTCGGCGCATCGCCCAGGAGCACCACGCGCAGATCGCCCTGGTGCCGCCCACGACGCTGCGCGAGGTGCCGCCTCCGGCCACGGTGTTCCGCGTGCTCTTCCCGCCCACGGACGCGCCCCGCCCGCCGCGCAAGCGGCTCCTGGTGGTGGACGACGAGGGCATCATCCGGATGGTCTTCAAGGACCTGATGGAGAAGGAGTGCGAAGTGATCGAAGCGGCCACGGGCGAGGCCGCGCTCGAAATCCTCCGCTCCTCGCGCGTGGACCTCATCGTCACGGACAAGAACCTGCCCGGGCTGTCCGGTCTGGAGCTGGCTCAGCACGCGCGCAAGCTGGACCCCGCGTCGCGCGTCATCCTGATGACGGGCTACCCCTCGCTGGTGACGACGCAGCAGGCGCTGCAGCTGGGCGTGGTGGACTACCTGCTCAAGCCCTTCGACGACATCCGCCAGGTGCGCGCGCTGCTGCGCCAGGCGCTGTACACGCCCGCGGCCCCGCCCGCTCCGGCTCCCAGTGTCGCCGCGCGCCGGGTGGACGTGCTGGAGGACAACCCGGCCACCGCGCGCCTGATTTCGGAAGCGCTGGGCCTCCTGGGGCTGGAGGCGCGCATCGTCGTGGGCGCGGAGGTGGCCGCGCTGGAGCCACCCGCGGGCGTGGTGGTGTCGTGGGACTTCGCGCCGGCGTACGGCAAGAAGGCGCTGGAGCTGGCCAAGGGCCTGAGCCAGGGCGCGCCCTTCGTCGTGCTGGCCGAGCACCTCACCATGGAGACCGCGCTGGCGTCCCTGCGCGCCGGGGCCGCCGCGTGCCTGCCCAAGCTGCTCTCCGACACCACGGCGCTCAGCCGCGAGCTGAGCCTGGCCTTCAAGAAGGCCGCGTCCTGAAAAGACTCCGGCCCCGGGCGCCCCGCTTCACGCGGAGCCCACCGGGGCCGGAAAACCCTACGGCACTACCGAGCCTTCAGCCGGCTCAGTAGTCCATGTCGTCGCCGCCGTACTCCGGCATGGCGCCGCCACCCGCGCCGCCCTTGGCCTTCTTCTTCGGGCGCTCGGCGATCATCGCCTCGGTGGTGAGCAGCAGGGACGCCACGGAGGCGGCGTTCTGCAGCGCGGTGCGCTCGACCTTCGTCGGGTCGATGACGCCGGCCTTCTCCAGGTCCTCGTAGACCTCCGTGCGCGCGTTGAAGCCGAACGCGCCGGTGCCTTCCTTGACCTTGTTGATGACGACGGCGCCCTCGATGCCGGCGTTGCTGGAGATCTTGCGCAGGGGCTCCTGGAGCGCCTTGCGGATGATCTCCACGCCGAAGTCCTGCTCGCCGCCCAGCTTCAGGCCGTCCAGCGCCTTGAGGCTGCGGATGTAGGCCACGCCGCCGCCGGGGACGATGCCCTCTTCGACGGCCGCGCGGGTCGCGTGCAGCGCGTCCTCCACGCGGGCCTTCTTCTCCTTCATCTCCACTTCGGTCGCCGCGCCGACGTTGATGACCGCCACGCCGCCCACGAGCTTCGCCATGCGCTCCTGGAGCTTCTCGCGGTCGTAGTCGCTGGTGACCGTTTCAATCTGGGTGCGGATGAGCTTGATGCGGCCCTCGATGTCCGACTTCTGGCCGGCACCGTCCACGATGGTGGTGTTGTCCTTGTCCACCGTGATGCGCTTGGCGCGGCCCAGGTCGTTGAGGGTCAGGTTCTCGTACTTGTGACCCAGCTCCTCGCTCACCACCATGCCGCCCGTCAGCGTGGCGATGTCCTTGAGCATGTCCTTGCGGCGGTCACCGAAGCCCGGCGCCTTCACCGCGGCCACGTTCAGCACGCCGCGGATCTTGTTCACCACCAGCGTCGCCAGGGCCTCGCCCTCGATGTCGTCCGCGATGATGAGCAGCGGCTTGCCGGAGCGCGCCACCTGCTCCAGCACGGGGATCATGTCCTGCATCGACGAGACCTTCTTCTCGCTGATGAGGATGTAGGGGTCGTCCATGACGACCTCCATGCGGTCCCGGTTCGTGACGAAGTACGGCGACACGTAGCCGCGGTCGAACTGCATGCCCTCGACCACGTCGAGCGTCGTCTCGAGGCCCTTCGCCTCCTCGACGGTGATGACGCCCTCCTTGCCCACCTTCTCCATCGCGTCCGCGATGATGGTGCCGATGGTCTCGTCACCGTTCGCGGAGATGGTGCCCACCTGCGCGATGGCCTGCTTGTCGCTCGTGGGCTTGGAGAGCTTCTTCAGCTCCGCCACCACCACCTCCACCGCCTTGTCGATGCCGCGCTTCAAGTCCATGGGGCTGTGGCCGGCGGCCACCAGCTTCAGGCCCTCCTCATAGATGGCGCGCGCCAGCACCGTCGCCGTCGTCGTGCCGTCACCCGCCTTGTCGGAGGTCTTGGACGCGACCTCCTTCACCATCTGCGCGCCCATGTTCTCGAAGCGGTTCTCGAGATCGATCTCCTTGGCGACGGTGACGCCGTCCTTGGTGATGGTGGGCGAGCCGAAGCTCTTCTCGATGACCACGTTGCGGCCCTTGGGACCGAGCGTCACCGCGACCGCGTCCGCGAGGATCCGGACGCCGCGCAGGATGGAATCCCGCGCGGACTGGTGGAAGAAGATTTCCTTCGCTGCCATCGTAACCTCCGATAATACTTGGGGAATTTCTACAAATGGGGATGGCCGTTAGCACTCGGCCATGTCGAGCGCCAACATAAGGGTCGCGCCAACGATGTCAACGGAAAGGGGCAGGCGTGTGGGGCTGAGGACGCCTCCTGGCCCGCCCGGGTGGGGGGTTCAGGCGACCTCCGGACGCCCTACTCCGCGAAGCGCACGAGGTTGAGCAATTGCCCCATGTCCAGGGGCTTCTGCAGGGTGATGGCGACGCCCTTGCGCAGGCCCCGGTCGGAGATGTTGGCGTCCGTGCTGGCGGTCATCATCAGGACGGAGATGTTCTGGAAGCGGGGGTCCGCCTTCAGCATCTCCGTGAAGTGGATGCCGTCCAGGTGGGGCATCAGGTAGTCGGTGATGACCAGCCCCACGGGATGACGCTCCATGATGTCCAGCGCCTGGAGCGCGTCCGACGCCGAGAACACGGTGTAGCCATGCATCTCCAGGTAGCGAGAGAGCATGGTGCACAGCTCGTAATCGTCGTCGACGACCAGGATGTTCACGGGGTTCGGGCCAAAACGGGGCGCTGGAAGGTAACAGCGACTCCGGTCGTTGACAACGCGAAGGACGGCTTCTTAGCTGCCTGCCCGTATGGCGAAGCGCACGGCGAAGCAGGGGGAGGCGATGGGCGTGGACGCGCGACTGGAGGGGGTGGCGGACGCCTTCGAGGCGCGGGACTTCGAGGCAGCGCTCGCCAGCGCCGACGCGCTGCTCCGGGACGTTCCGGACTCACCAGAAGCCCTGCACTACCGGGCCGCCGCGCTGGTGGAGGTGGGCCGCCTGGAGGACGCGGGCCGTGCCTACGGCGCCGCCCTGAAGGTCGCTCCGGAGGACCTGGAGATCCTCTTCGGCGCGGCGGAGTTCCTCGTCTGCCGCACCGGCGAGGACCGAGAGGCCGTGGAAGAGGGGCTGGAGTGGTGCGGCCGCGGGCGCAAGCTGGCGCAGAAGGCCGACGACGTGGAGCTCGTCTATGAGTTCCTCCTCCTGGAGGGCATGGGCCTCAACCAGCTGGGCGAGTGCGAGTCCGCGCTCAAGAGCCTGGACCAGGCGCTGACGCACATGCCGCGCTCCCCGGACGCACAGCTGGAGCGGGGCATCGCGCTCTTCGAACTCTGCCGCTTCGCGCCCGCGCAGGAGGCCTTCGAGCGGGTGCTGAAGGACGCGCCGGACGAGGCGTGGGCGCACCACTACCTGGGGCTCATCGCGGAGCGGCGCAAGGACGCGCGCGAGGCGAAGAAGCGCTTCACGCGCGCGCAGGCGCTGGCGCCGGAGGAGCTGCCGCCGCCGGTGGCCCTGGAGGAGGCGGCGTTCGACCGCGCGGTGGAGGACGCGATGCGCGCCCTGCCCTCGCAGGTGAAGCAGTACATGGACAACGTGACCCTGGCGGTGGAGGACCTGCCGTCGGACGAGGACCTGCTGGGTCAGCAGCCGCCGCTGTCGCCGTGCATCCTGGGGGTGTTCCGGGGCACGCCCGTGGGCGAGCGCAGCGTGATGGACGCGGCGGATCACTTCCCGCCCTCCATCGTCCTGTACCAGAAGAACCTGGAGCGCTTCGCGCGCACCCGCGAGGAGCTCATCGAACAGATCGGCATCACGGTGATGCACGAGGTCGGTCACCTCATGGGTCTGGATGAGGACGACCTGTGGGAGCGGGGGCTGGACTAGCGCGCGTCTCCCCTGCCCTGATGCGCGCCATGCATGCATGGACGAGGCTGGGACTGATGGCGGTGCTGGGGCTGGCGGGCTGTACGGGCGGCGGGAACGAGCAGCCGCGCGCGTGTCCCCAGGTGGTGGTGTTCGCGCGCTCGGACACCGGGACGTGCCAGGCGTACCCGACGCCGTGCGACGTGCCGGAAGGTTACGTCGAGTGCTGTGGCGGGCTCTTCGGAGGCTGCGCGGGCAACGTGTCGGGGAGCACCTGCGTGGATGATCCGACCGACACGTGTCAGCCCGGGGGCAGCGCGGACTGCCCGGGCATCTGCCAGTCGGGCAGCGGCGGCTGAAGCGTCAGGCGGCGCGCGAGCCCTTGTCCTCGAAGTAGGCGCGGCGGGCGCGGGCGCAGGTGGGGCACTGCCACTGCACCAGCGTGAGGTGGCGCTCGCCCAGGACGACGGCTTCGTGGCGGAGCGACTCCCGTGGAGCGTCGCTGGTAGCCCCACAGGCGCAGCGCAGCCGGCCCAGCGTGGACAGCAGCTCCTGCGGGCCGGTGATGGGGATGGCGGACCAGGCGCTGTCGCCCTGGTGGCTGGCGTCGAACTTGCGCGCGAAGGCGCGGCGCCGGCCCCAGGCGCGACCCTTGCGCCAGAGCTCCACCGGGCCTCCCTGCGCGATGACGAACCAGAGGACGACGCACGTCGCGATGACGCCCAGGAGGATGGCGCCGGCCTCGCCGGACGGCGGTGGCGAGGTCCGCAGGCGGCGCTCGCGGCTCCCGAGCTGGACGTAGTAGCCGCGATTGTCCTCGGTGGCGCGCACGGCCTTCACGTACTCCGCGATGCGCTCGGGCGGCACGGCGTCCGCGAGGCTCTGGTAGCGGTAGTCGAGCACCAGCGTCTTGCCGTCCGCGCGCGTGTCGGCCTCGAAGTGGAAGGCGGGCCCGTCCACGACGTCATGGTCCGCGCCGTCGTGGAGCGGCTCGCCGGACTTGAGCGTGATGCGGTGGCGGGCGAAGACGGGGTGCTCCACCTCCAGCGGGAAGGCGCGGCGGGAGTAGCCCGGCTCCTTGAGGTACGCGTGGAAGGTGTGCGCGCTGAAGTCCCGGCGGGCGTCGGAGGACCAGAAGTCCTCGATGCGGTAGTGCTCGTGCACGACGAGCACGTTCTTCACCGTGTCGTCGTCCACCGTCATGGGGCTGGCGACGGTGATCTTCGCGTCCTTCTTCGCGTAGTAGTTGAAATAGAAGCGGGACAGCTCGGACACGGACGTGCCCGCGAGCATGCGGCGCATGGCGTTGGCGGACTCGCCCGTGCGGGTGGTGACGACGTCGAGCGTCGCCGGCCCGTCGCGGTCCGTCGCGACGTAGGTCTCGTCCACGAAGACGGAGGGTTCCTTCAACGTCGGCGCGGGGATGACGGAGAGCTCCGTCGTGCCGGGGGCGACGATGAGGGCCCGGCCGTAGGGAGGCGGCTCGTAGCTGTCCAGCCCGCCGCGCTCCAGGGTCGCGGTGGGATCCACCCACAGCTCGCGGCCCCCCACGGTGGCGTGCACGATGGCGTGGTCGAACGCGCGGGCGGTGGGACGCCAGCCGTCCAGGAGCTGCGTGAGGCCGGTGTTCACGAGCGCGGGCTGCGCGTCGATGCCCAGCCCCTTGAGGAGCGTCACCAGCAGCAGGGACTTGTCCTTGCAGTCGCCGAAGCGGCGCTGGAGGACCTCATCGGGCGGATGGGGCTGGTGCGAGTTGGGGCCCATCTCGATGCCCAGGTAGCGCACCTCGTCCTGGACGAAGCGCAGCGCGGCGACGAAGCGCGCCTCGGGCGTGGGCTCCTTCGAGAGCCGGCGGATCTCCTGCTCCAGCGCCTTGGAGCGTGCGGGCACCTGGAACAGCGCCGAGGCCCAGCGGGCGACGTCGTTCCAGTCCTTGTACTCACTGAGCTGGAGCCACGGGTAGACGGGTTGCCAGCCGGGGACATTGTCCTCGGAGTGGACCGCGGGCACGTGGCGGCGCTCCAGGATGATCTCCCGCTCGTTGCCCAGCAGCGCTTCCGAGCGCGTCAGGCCCGGCGCGGCGAAGTCCCGGACGTAGAGCGAGCGCCCCTCCGGCCACAGCAGCCGGTAGGCGAAGTGGCCCACGGGGAAGGGCTTGCCCACGACGACGAAGTCGGAGAAGCGGCCGCCGAAGACGGGGTTGGCGCCCTCGAGCGTGTACGCGACCTCCACGGTGTCGCCGACGCGCACGTCGCGCAGGAAGGGCACCACGGAGAGCGCGCCGTTGTAGAGGCGGTTCTGGAGTTCGGGCTCCTGCTGGATGACGCGGGCTTCGGCGGGCTGGAAGAGGTCCTCGCGGCGGCCGTCGCGGATGCGCCAGATGCCGTGGACGGTGAGCTTCTGGTACGTCGGGTCGAACGAGAGCTGGATGTCCGTGACGCTGTCGATGCCCTGCGGCGACAGCACCTTCCGCGCCGAGTGCAGGTAGTGCTCCTGCGAATGGCCCGACACGCGCACCTGTTCTTCCACCAGCAACCGGGAGACGCTCGTCTCCTCTTCACCCGCGGAAGCCGGGCCGGAGTCCGCGGGAATGGGCAGCGGCTTCACCCATGCCGCCGGAGGCCCCACGCGGAAGGGCAACGCGGGCGTCGCCGCCCGTGCGGTCCCCGTGCTCAAGGACAGACACAGGCACAGCAGCAGGACGGACGCCGGAGAGAGACCCGGTGCCAGGAGGACAGGACGGAAGATTCGGGGCATGGCGGAAAAGGGCGTCCATCATGAAGCCCGGGTGACGCGCCGGGCAAGACGCCCCCTGGGACGGCGGGCGGGCGTCCCCCGCTCCTTTCACCAGTGAAAACCGACTTGCGAGCCAGGTCTGGAATCGCAGCGACCCGGACTAGGGTTCCGCCGTCGATTGGAAGTCCGAAGTCCAAGGAGGCTTGGGATGGTCAATGTGAGGCAGGTCGCGACGCGGTTGAAGAGTGCGCTGCTGGCGGACCCGGAGCGCTTCTACACGACCCAGACAGGGGCCTGGGTGGCGGGGATGCCCTCGCCGCAGGACATCCGGGTGGAGACGGGCCGGGAGCCCTTCTGGATCAACCTGGGCTACTGGAAGAACGTGGAGAAGGTGGACGACTCCAACGTGGAGCGCGTGGGGGAGCTCTTCCGGTCCGCGCAGGCGGAGATGGCGCGCCTCCTGGCGAGGACGGCGAAGCTGGGGCCCGGCGACGCGGTCATGGACTGTGGCAACGGGTACGCGGATCAGGACCTGCTGTGGGCGGAGGAGTTCAAGCCCGCGAGCATCGTCGGGGTGAACATCACGCCCAACCAGGTCCGGGTGGGCCGCGAGCGGCTGAAGCTGACGGGGCTGGAGGGCGTGGTCCGGCTGGAGGTGGGAAGCGCGACGGCGCTGCCCGGCGGCGAGGCGGCGTTCGACGTGGTGTTCGCGCTGGAGTCCGCGATGCACTTCCGGACGCGGCAGGACTTCCTGCGCGAGGCGTTCCGCGTGCTGAAGCCGGGAGGCCGGCTGGTGATGGCGGACATGGCGCAGAAGACCGACCGCGAGTCGAACGCCGGGCTGCGGCAGCGGCTGCGCTACCGCTACTGGCGGGGGCTGATCGCCTTCCCAGAGGAGAACGTGTGGTCGACGGAGCGCTACCTGTCGGAGCTGCGGCGGGCGGGGTTCCAGGACGCGAAGGTGGAGTCCATCGCGGACGACGTGTACCCGGCGGTGAACACGGCGCTGGTGGCGCTGCGGGGCATGACGCAGCTGGAGAAGCAGCCCGGGAGCACGTCGCTGCACCAGGTGCGCGCGGACGTGCACAAGGCCATGCGGATGACGCCGGAGCAGCGCCAGTGGACCGCGTTGTTCAACTGCGACGAGTACGCCCTCGTGTTCGCGCGCAAGCCGTGACGGCGGTTGACGGAGCGGCGCCAAAGCGGCGGTAATCCGAAGCGGTAGGGCCTCCGGACCTGGTGGCCGGCCCGGTCTTCAAAACCGGTGAGGGGCTGCGAGAGCAGTCCCTGGCGAGTTCGATTCCCGTGCCCTACCGCCACTTCAACGTGCTTGTCATGCGTTACAGCGACGATGAGTGCGGACTGAGGCGTCCCAAAGGCAATACTCGGCCGGCAGGAGCTAAAACAGTTCATGCGATTAACCCTCGCGAGCATCTCTGCTCGGCGTGGGCGCTTCTACCGAGCGCGTCATCCTCAGACCTCGTAGATCAGTCGCCCTGATCCGCAGCGCGCTCAGTCCGCGCGCGCGGGCTCCAGGAGCCCGAACTCCACGCCGGTGGGATCCGTCAGCACCGCGAGACTTCCTCCCGTGGGGTTCGCCCTGCGGGGGATCAGCACCTTCGCTCCCAGCCGCACGGCGTGCTCACGCGTGGCGTCCAGGCTTTCCACCCGGAGGTGCGTGCGCCAGTGCTGCCTGGCGTCCGGGGACTCCTCCATGCTCGCGACCTGGCCCGCCGGGGTGCTGTCCGCCGCGAAGACGGTGCTTCCGTCCGCTGCGGTCTGCATCCTCCAGCCGAAGACCTTGCCGTAGAACTCCTTCGCCCGGGCGACATCGGGGGTGATCAGCGCTTCCCAGCAGAAGGCGCCGACACCGGCCTTCGGCGGCACCGGGGTCCCCGGAGGGCTCTTCACCGCGGCGAGCATCGCCTCCGCGTAGTCCACCACCCGGGCCACCCGCCCCAGCCCCGGCACGTCCCTCAGCCCCGGCAACGCCCCTCCCCCGTCCGCGGAGGCAATCACCACCGAGGCGTCCACGTTGTCCACCGACACGAAGCTCACCCAGCCCGTCCCGAACCCCACCCGCTGGGCCTGACGGATGGCCCCCAGGGGCACCTCCCCCAGCCGGATGGCCGTGCCCGCCCCAGGGGCCGCCTCCTCGTACGTCCAACCGAAGAGGTCGGCGTAGAACGCCTTCGCCTTCTCCGGCTCCGGCGTCGTCAGCTCCCGCCACACCACGCGCCCCAAGATGGCCCTTCCCTCTCGCATCTGGCCCTGCCTTTCGCTCCGCGAATGGGGTCGTCTTCCACTCTCCGACACTGGTTCCGCCGCCGGGCCGCCAAAGCCGTGCTTTTTCGCTGCGTGGCCCTTAGGTTCCGGATCAGGATGGTCGCGGCCCCTGCATGTGTCTCGGGCGCAAAGGTACCAGGAGGAAACATGGCTGGCACGGATGTACTGGATATCGGGGATTCCAATTTCAAGAAGGAAGTCTTGGAGTCGGACGTTCCCGTGCTCGTGGACTTCACGGCTGCCTGGTGCGCTCCCTGCCGGGCCATTGCTCCCGCCGTCGCTGAGCTGGCGACCCGGTACAAGGGCCAGATGAAGATCGCCAAGCTCGACGTCGACGCCAACCAGGACACGTCCCAGGAGTACGGCATCCGTTCGCTGCCGACCCTGCTGGTGTTCAAGGGCGGCAAGGTCGTGGAGCAGATCGTCGGCGCGGTGCCCAAGAGCCGCCTCGAAGGCGCCATCACGAAGATCCTCTCGCCGCAGGCGTGAGCGCGGGGAGCCACGGGCTCCCTGAAGTACCGAGGCTCCACCGTCCGAGTGTTCCGGACGATGGAGCCTTTGTCGTTCCTAGCGGTCCTGGAGCGCGGGGGTTCCCAGCACCTGTGCCAGCGCCGCGTCCAGCTCCGCTCCGGACAGGCCCTCCACGTAGGCGCGGATGCGCTCCAGGTCGCCCTCCGGGCTGTCGCCCAACCG comes from the Corallococcus macrosporus genome and includes:
- the sinK gene encoding hybrid histidine protein kinase/response regulator SinK, with translation METPSPLAQLLQALDAGDLDKARLAAVALQRANAHTHQVAAEVLHELRQPLLGAKAYAQLLAEEGGSSGPLKLLLAQVERMEQIVSDFIRLASERPAPQQRLSLAAPIWAAAKVFSVNPDSARISLEVEAPEDLTIQGNARLIEQLTLNLLNNARDAMSGRGRVKVTLAREGASAALYVSDWGPGIPDDLKTRIFEPYVSASKRGTGLGLAVCRRIAQEHHAQIALVPPTTLREVPPPATVFRVLFPPTDAPRPPRKRLLVVDDEGIIRMVFKDLMEKECEVIEAATGEAALEILRSSRVDLIVTDKNLPGLSGLELAQHARKLDPASRVILMTGYPSLVTTQQALQLGVVDYLLKPFDDIRQVRALLRQALYTPAAPPAPAPSVAARRVDVLEDNPATARLISEALGLLGLEARIVVGAEVAALEPPAGVVVSWDFAPAYGKKALELAKGLSQGAPFVVLAEHLTMETALASLRAGAAACLPKLLSDTTALSRELSLAFKKAAS
- the groL gene encoding chaperonin GroEL (60 kDa chaperone family; promotes refolding of misfolded polypeptides especially under stressful conditions; forms two stacked rings of heptamers to form a barrel-shaped 14mer; ends can be capped by GroES; misfolded proteins enter the barrel where they are refolded when GroES binds) encodes the protein MAAKEIFFHQSARDSILRGVRILADAVAVTLGPKGRNVVIEKSFGSPTITKDGVTVAKEIDLENRFENMGAQMVKEVASKTSDKAGDGTTTATVLARAIYEEGLKLVAAGHSPMDLKRGIDKAVEVVVAELKKLSKPTSDKQAIAQVGTISANGDETIGTIIADAMEKVGKEGVITVEEAKGLETTLDVVEGMQFDRGYVSPYFVTNRDRMEVVMDDPYILISEKKVSSMQDMIPVLEQVARSGKPLLIIADDIEGEALATLVVNKIRGVLNVAAVKAPGFGDRRKDMLKDIATLTGGMVVSEELGHKYENLTLNDLGRAKRITVDKDNTTIVDGAGQKSDIEGRIKLIRTQIETVTSDYDREKLQERMAKLVGGVAVINVGAATEVEMKEKKARVEDALHATRAAVEEGIVPGGGVAYIRSLKALDGLKLGGEQDFGVEIIRKALQEPLRKISSNAGIEGAVVINKVKEGTGAFGFNARTEVYEDLEKAGVIDPTKVERTALQNAASVASLLLTTEAMIAERPKKKAKGGAGGGAMPEYGGDDMDY
- a CDS encoding response regulator, coding for MNILVVDDDYELCTMLSRYLEMHGYTVFSASDALQALDIMERHPVGLVITDYLMPHLDGIHFTEMLKADPRFQNISVLMMTASTDANISDRGLRKGVAITLQKPLDMGQLLNLVRFAE
- a CDS encoding metallopeptidase family protein → MAKRTAKQGEAMGVDARLEGVADAFEARDFEAALASADALLRDVPDSPEALHYRAAALVEVGRLEDAGRAYGAALKVAPEDLEILFGAAEFLVCRTGEDREAVEEGLEWCGRGRKLAQKADDVELVYEFLLLEGMGLNQLGECESALKSLDQALTHMPRSPDAQLERGIALFELCRFAPAQEAFERVLKDAPDEAWAHHYLGLIAERRKDAREAKKRFTRAQALAPEELPPPVALEEAAFDRAVEDAMRALPSQVKQYMDNVTLAVEDLPSDEDLLGQQPPLSPCILGVFRGTPVGERSVMDAADHFPPSIVLYQKNLERFARTREELIEQIGITVMHEVGHLMGLDEDDLWERGLD
- a CDS encoding DUF3857 domain-containing protein gives rise to the protein MPRIFRPVLLAPGLSPASVLLLCLCLSLSTGTARAATPALPFRVGPPAAWVKPLPIPADSGPASAGEEETSVSRLLVEEQVRVSGHSQEHYLHSARKVLSPQGIDSVTDIQLSFDPTYQKLTVHGIWRIRDGRREDLFQPAEARVIQQEPELQNRLYNGALSVVPFLRDVRVGDTVEVAYTLEGANPVFGGRFSDFVVVGKPFPVGHFAYRLLWPEGRSLYVRDFAAPGLTRSEALLGNEREIILERRHVPAVHSEDNVPGWQPVYPWLQLSEYKDWNDVARWASALFQVPARSKALEQEIRRLSKEPTPEARFVAALRFVQDEVRYLGIEMGPNSHQPHPPDEVLQRRFGDCKDKSLLLVTLLKGLGIDAQPALVNTGLTQLLDGWRPTARAFDHAIVHATVGGRELWVDPTATLERGGLDSYEPPPYGRALIVAPGTTELSVIPAPTLKEPSVFVDETYVATDRDGPATLDVVTTRTGESANAMRRMLAGTSVSELSRFYFNYYAKKDAKITVASPMTVDDDTVKNVLVVHEHYRIEDFWSSDARRDFSAHTFHAYLKEPGYSRRAFPLEVEHPVFARHRITLKSGEPLHDGADHDVVDGPAFHFEADTRADGKTLVLDYRYQSLADAVPPERIAEYVKAVRATEDNRGYYVQLGSRERRLRTSPPPSGEAGAILLGVIATCVVLWFVIAQGGPVELWRKGRAWGRRRAFARKFDASHQGDSAWSAIPITGPQELLSTLGRLRCACGATSDAPRESLRHEAVVLGERHLTLVQWQCPTCARARRAYFEDKGSRAA
- a CDS encoding SAM-dependent methyltransferase; amino-acid sequence: MVNVRQVATRLKSALLADPERFYTTQTGAWVAGMPSPQDIRVETGREPFWINLGYWKNVEKVDDSNVERVGELFRSAQAEMARLLARTAKLGPGDAVMDCGNGYADQDLLWAEEFKPASIVGVNITPNQVRVGRERLKLTGLEGVVRLEVGSATALPGGEAAFDVVFALESAMHFRTRQDFLREAFRVLKPGGRLVMADMAQKTDRESNAGLRQRLRYRYWRGLIAFPEENVWSTERYLSELRRAGFQDAKVESIADDVYPAVNTALVALRGMTQLEKQPGSTSLHQVRADVHKAMRMTPEQRQWTALFNCDEYALVFARKP
- a CDS encoding VOC family protein, translated to MREGRAILGRVVWRELTTPEPEKAKAFYADLFGWTYEEAAPGAGTAIRLGEVPLGAIRQAQRVGFGTGWVSFVSVDNVDASVVIASADGGGALPGLRDVPGLGRVARVVDYAEAMLAAVKSPPGTPVPPKAGVGAFCWEALITPDVARAKEFYGKVFGWRMQTAADGSTVFAADSTPAGQVASMEESPDARQHWRTHLRVESLDATREHAVRLGAKVLIPRRANPTGGSLAVLTDPTGVEFGLLEPARAD
- the trxA gene encoding thioredoxin, which codes for MAGTDVLDIGDSNFKKEVLESDVPVLVDFTAAWCAPCRAIAPAVAELATRYKGQMKIAKLDVDANQDTSQEYGIRSLPTLLVFKGGKVVEQIVGAVPKSRLEGAITKILSPQA